In the Syntrophorhabdaceae bacterium genome, AAAATAAAAGCTTTCGCCCTTATGGATCTTGTGTAGTTTGTTGCTGAGCATGAGGTCCATTTCTCCCTGGACCACATAGCCGAACTCTTCTCCTTCATGGGAATACATTCCGTGGGAACCACCGCCGGGTTTAATGACGGTAAAGAAAGGCTGCATTTTCTTGTTGCCCGTATTCTTTACAAGGGACTGTATCCTTGCGTCCCATCTGTTCAATTGAATGACGATGCGCGCGTCCTTCCGCATCACGACGTCTTCGTTATTAGTGCTCTTCATGAAAAAGTCGACGAT is a window encoding:
- a CDS encoding cupin domain-containing protein, which produces MDIGKKIREFRDTKNLNIKQLAELVECTPSLISQLERGKADPSISMLKRIAEALNVNIVDFFMKSTNNEDVVMRKDARIVIQLNRWDARIQSLVKNTGNKKMQPFFTVIKPGGGSHGMYSHEGEEFGYVVQGEMDLMLSNKLHKIHKGESFYFSSTTPHDWGNSGKEDVIVIWVITPPTF